The Deltaproteobacteria bacterium genome contains a region encoding:
- a CDS encoding long-chain-fatty-acid--CoA ligase: MEIIKGFPATSQDDYQLNMINLIKHGARNFGKQQIVTRKADGSMHRYTYQDAYARIKRLANALYDLGVKIGDRVGVLEWNTYRYYEMDFGIPGSGAVLLQMNLRLSPPELSFVVNHAGARFIFVDETLIPIAEAIAPLCKTVKGWVILTGKKLSDVTTKLSPVYSYEEILAAAKEDIEWPNLDEKSAYAACYTTGTTGNPKGVYYSHRNVYLHSAAIALSAELSYRDCFFQIVPMFHAMGWGTPQAATMAGSKLLLPGRYAATDLGPLVEIMVSEKVTVGDGAPAIFMPMLEYIRKMDVKPDFRGARFLSGATEPPVSLMKGLYDLTGAEIIHAYGATETTPLVTINRLKPWLEETYSEEQRWDLKRKQGYAVVGLDVKIADPSGKELPWDGKASGEILVRGPWIAAKYYNAPGSEIQFTADGYWKSGDAGTIDEEGYVKITDRVKDLIKSGGEWISSVDMENELVSHPAVLDAAVTGVSHPKWEERPIALVVLRPEQKGKVSKEDILAHLGSRKFAVFLEHV, encoded by the coding sequence ATGGAGATTATTAAAGGTTTTCCGGCAACATCACAGGATGATTATCAGCTTAACATGATAAACCTTATCAAGCATGGTGCAAGAAATTTCGGCAAACAGCAAATAGTTACGAGAAAAGCGGATGGCAGCATGCATCGCTATACCTACCAGGACGCATATGCAAGAATCAAAAGGCTTGCCAACGCCCTGTATGATCTTGGGGTAAAGATAGGTGATCGTGTCGGGGTGCTCGAATGGAACACCTACAGATACTATGAAATGGATTTCGGCATTCCGGGCTCGGGGGCGGTCCTTCTCCAGATGAACCTGAGATTATCACCTCCGGAACTGAGTTTTGTGGTTAATCATGCAGGGGCAAGATTTATCTTTGTTGACGAGACGCTGATCCCGATAGCGGAAGCCATTGCCCCTCTGTGTAAAACGGTGAAAGGCTGGGTTATTTTAACGGGCAAGAAACTTAGTGATGTCACAACGAAGCTAAGTCCGGTTTACAGTTACGAAGAAATACTCGCGGCAGCCAAAGAAGATATTGAATGGCCGAATCTTGATGAAAAATCGGCTTATGCTGCCTGTTATACCACGGGGACAACAGGGAACCCCAAAGGTGTCTATTATTCCCATCGAAATGTTTATCTCCATTCGGCAGCAATCGCTTTAAGTGCGGAGTTATCATACCGGGATTGCTTCTTCCAGATCGTTCCCATGTTTCATGCCATGGGCTGGGGCACGCCTCAGGCGGCTACCATGGCGGGATCAAAGCTTCTGCTCCCCGGAAGGTATGCCGCAACCGATTTGGGTCCTCTTGTCGAGATCATGGTAAGTGAAAAAGTAACGGTGGGAGACGGCGCTCCCGCCATCTTCATGCCGATGCTTGAATATATAAGGAAAATGGACGTTAAACCCGATTTTAGAGGGGCTCGTTTCCTCTCCGGCGCAACGGAGCCCCCCGTGTCATTGATGAAAGGTTTATATGACTTAACCGGCGCAGAGATTATCCATGCCTATGGCGCTACCGAAACCACTCCCCTGGTTACCATCAATCGCCTTAAACCCTGGCTGGAAGAAACATACTCGGAGGAACAACGGTGGGACCTTAAGCGCAAACAGGGTTATGCCGTCGTTGGGCTCGATGTGAAAATAGCGGATCCATCGGGAAAAGAACTTCCCTGGGATGGAAAGGCTTCGGGGGAGATACTTGTTCGGGGTCCCTGGATTGCGGCGAAATATTACAACGCTCCCGGATCGGAAATCCAGTTTACCGCAGACGGCTACTGGAAAAGCGGAGATGCGGGCACGATCGACGAAGAAGGGTACGTAAAGATCACCGACAGGGTGAAAGACCTCATCAAGAGCGGCGGCGAATGGATTTCTTCCGTAGATATGGAAAATGAACTCGTTTCCCACCCGGCCGTTCTCGATGCCGCTGTGACCGGCGTCAGCCATCCGAAATGGGAGGAGAGGCCCATCGCCCTGGTGGTGCTGAGACCGGAGCAGAAAGGAAAAGTATCGAAAGAGGACATTCTTGCACATCTCGGCAGCAGGAAATTCGCTGTTTTTCTTGAACATGTCTGA
- a CDS encoding PaaI family thioesterase yields MSTMAFIQEVIKPLFPGLMGMQLTEVNPERVVASMEVRPDLCTVGEILHGGALMAFADTLGGVATFVNLPKGSRTTTIESKTNFLGAVSVGTRIIGECTALHRGKTTMVWQTLVKSENGKLCAIVIQTQMVLSVERG; encoded by the coding sequence ATGAGCACCATGGCGTTCATTCAAGAAGTGATCAAGCCGCTATTTCCCGGCTTAATGGGAATGCAGCTAACTGAAGTCAACCCTGAACGAGTCGTTGCGTCGATGGAGGTTCGTCCCGATCTATGTACCGTCGGAGAGATTCTTCACGGCGGCGCACTTATGGCTTTCGCCGACACGCTTGGCGGTGTTGCAACGTTTGTCAACCTCCCGAAGGGCTCACGCACGACCACCATCGAATCTAAGACCAACTTCCTCGGCGCCGTATCCGTTGGCACGCGCATCATCGGTGAGTGCACTGCATTGCATCGTGGCAAGACCACTATGGTATGGCAAACGCTCGTAAAGTCCGAGAACGGTAAGCTATGCGCTATCGTCATTCAAACGCAAATGGTGCTTTCCGTGGAAAGAGGATAA